ctgtggttctttggcctaaagagagagaggagaaaaagacaggagaaaaagattattatgagtattgatgtgatatgaatttgaatttgttgcacatccttggttgttttttatacgtgtaatgagtgtatacgtatccagtaagtgttctctaatactgtgtattcacccactatgggatatgtatatgggtagacaaaactgagttgtcatgtgtgaggagtaaactcacatcactctgcaggcacattttgaggcagaccagttcatcagaaccaaacagggcaagaccaggctgagagcagatgctgtttgcaccatttttgtgcatcgccccgcactcagaaagaggaagccccctgcacaatacgaaatgacagaaagaagaaacggtTAAAAGATGGTCAGCTTGGAAGCAAGAGCCAATCCACAAAGGTGAAAAACAACTCCAGTAGCCGAGCTTCAAAATCCAACAACCCCCAAACAGCTCCAAATCAAGCCCATTAGACAGAAACATTTGGACTAATCATTACTCCTACAagtaaatctgcttattaagaggtggataattcactaaaatgctttaattcacattttaacgcacatgttaatttgattctgatgtccttataatacacaatcagattttttaagcgtactaacctgtaaaagtgtatcacagatggtccactggtccagcttgactgcgctgctcgtatttgctgtaATCAAACGGGTCCGttggagtgaacggagatggcgcgactctctctctatatggttctggttcagagggactaggcaggggacgaggtctaggaggagagcagaggtcggtacacggggAAGGCAGTAACACGGAGAGACCGCTCGGTACGTGGCATGGCACCAATACTTCACAAGAAGAGTGAGAGGGAAGATTAAATAGTTGCGATGGGGAGgcgcgatgagcggcaggtgaaccgcatctacACGGAGATCATGTGCGGTTCCTCACACTTTCACTTCAGTGCTTGAACCATTTTCGCCATATGCTCCTCCACCATCGTCCCAGAGTTCTCTTCTCAGAGCCCTCAGGTTTTCCGTCTTTCTTCACAAACGCTCTAGCCACCATTTGCTTCAGGCGGCATGAAGCCTTATTCCTTCTCAACTCTTCTTCTAGCTCCCCCTTTATCTTTTCATTCTCCTTCATCTTTTGTCTAAGTTCTTCTACTTCACTCAGTCGTGCCTTTTCGTTTTCTTGGTAGAAGAAGATCTCGTGCCTAAGCTTgatcttctccagctcctccctcgcTGTGTACTCGGCCAACCTTCTCATCTCCTTTATACACTCCTCCTCCATTagcttcctctcctcttcaaccaccctcttttcatcctccagttccttaagtctgttcttcatttcttctctctctcttgcccactCCTTTTCCATCTTCTTGTACTCACTGACCATCTCTCTGTTTTTTATCATCTCTGTGTCTATTTGATCTGTGGCTTTATTAATCCTGGATATCATATTTTCAATTGTCATCTTGAACATCTCCTCCTGTTCACTCAGCGTCTGTGTGTAATCCTTTGTTTGTTCCTCACTTCTTTTCAGAATTTCACTTTCCATCTCAGTCTGTATACTGCAGTCCATCTTCTTTCTTATAACTCTCCACTGTCCACTACTGTATTAATTAGTTGTATGTTCAGCTGTGATGCTGTACAGTCTTTCCTTTTTCTCAACAAATATCACACTGGTGTCGACTGCCTTGACGTGCGGCCTTATATACGTTCGGTTATGTTGTGTTATGTCGTTACTATAGAAACGGAATTCTACTACTTACCAACGTCATGTATTGTGACGTCATTTCGATTAATCAATTCATAACATCTAAGTAAACAAAAAACATACTGTGGTTATAGAATTTTAGTACGCAACTTACtaaaaatatatgaatatatatatatattactttaTTCAGTAATAGTTGTTCCTTTTTAATAATAAGTTCATTATTatacatttcttttttttaagaaaaaaaaataaaaatatgcaGAAGTACCACAATATACCGCAGCATGAATGAATTTACATTTGAGACTGTTCGTATCTACTGCCATTTTAATTTGGGCAAATTAATTCTACtttaaataatacatttaaataaaggaGTAATGAGATGGAATTGAATGAATTACATTAGAAAAGGAGCACCCTGGCAGCAAAGTAGATACCTGTcacgttttttatttaaaaataaggaAAATTTTCCGCTGGTCGCTGCGATCATTCCCTCCAGCCCAATCAAGGTCCaggaccccttatattttacacgacgtcttcacttttttgatagaaacaccttctctctcgttacattcatccatctctgattagtttttcgggtttgttgttcccgctgtcagcgctaatctcgcgagaactgacactcggGCTACTGCAGGTTGCCATTCTCGCGAGACTAGCGACATAGTTCAGTTTGGAGAGGCGCTTGAATGCTTTTAAGATATATACTATATTACAATACGGGAATTTACGGGGAAATATTAATACGGGAGGACATCGGGAAAGAGGGGTAAAATATGGTAGTAGTTTCCCAGCCAAAACGGGAGAGTTGACAGGTATGCTCTATGCCAGGGGtgggcaacctttgagacatggagtgtaATGAGTGTGTGGCACTATCGGCAAATAAAAttggagtgtaaattgttaggggagtggaggtgtaaatggacacaaattaagtattatatcacgatcgatcgccaagtatatgCACACAAAGACAGGACTGAAACGAGTCTTGATCACATGGGTGGACAAGTCAAGCCTCATCTGACAATGTGAAATATGGGAAATCTGATCTATAATGTGtgttcacaaatgtgagaaatgtTTGATTATGCACCAGTGAACTGAAGCCATTTGAATGTCTAGCATTACCTGAACCGCTCCATGGGTCTTCAGTTCAACTTCTTTTCAGGGTGTGTTGGGTCTGCAGGACTGATGGTTGCTAAGATCCTGCGGCGCGTGCGTCTGTGAATGTCAAGCGATGTGTGCAGCTCAGTCCATCAGTCCCGCAGCAGGGTTGAGATCCAGACCCAAACCAGCTGTGAGTACACGTGCGTCTTGATTCGTTAGGTCAAACAAAACGAAAGATGATTTGATCATTGGTGTGTTTACACGATGCTCTAATGTGATAAAGGACGTTATAAACGACGCGCAAGCAGCTCTTAAACATGCACGTTCGCCTTTATTATATCCACTTTCATTTAGTTGGTAAACGTTTAGCTTCAAGAAGCAGCATAGTACTAACACGATACAGTGCGTAACTCTTAAGACATTTTGGTGGATACACATGTGGGACTGGAATGTGTGAGTCTTTTATTTCCCACCAGACCGGACCGCGTTTACTGGCGGGTCCCAGTTTGTTCCCCGTTTGTTCCCCGGGCAACAGGCCACCAACAGTCGCTCCAGCTCTCCAAACGTGTGTTTCAGCATAACAAACGAGCTAAAACcgaataaaacatgaatgaacgACCCTTTAATTAGTTTGAAAATGATACATTCACTACACTACAGTTTGTTGGGTAAAAGTTATATTACAGAGGCTGTAATGTTGGGAAGTGCAGTTTCATGTTGTGTTTTTTGACTTGCGTGTTGTAGGTGATGGACGTTGGAAGCCACGGAGAAGCTGATGACACAGATGATCTCCTCTGTGCTGGTCTGAATGCTTGTCTTAGACTTTTACTCTGATTCTGGATCAGTCTTGtcggtgtgggtggaggtgcatgCGCTTTAACTGAGCTTTAACTGAGCTTTAAAGGAGCCTGTCTATATACAAAGAACTGACGCTGTCGTTTAAGGTGCAGCGACTTCTAAATATAatcacacattattttgatcccaGATACCTCTGTGTTAACGTTCCATATTAACACTGTGTACTGCAGTAGTTCATGGGTTataatctgaccaatcacaacagCAATGGAGTGTCTTTTCAGTCTTTCATTTTGATGTTAGTTTCTGCCTGTTCTCTGTTCTCAGATGGTGTTGAAGAGGTGACCAGTGGTTTCTGTCTGGACCCAGCTGCTCTCTGCAGAGACCACTGCGATCTCCTGCTTGACGCCATCGATGATCAGCTCAGTAGGCTGCAGGTCAGATGGGAGGCCACTCACAATATTTCTTCCTTTCTGTTTCTTCATTGAAAAACTGCATTTCCAGCAATTAAATGAGTAAATGTTGATGTTGTGTAACACGTCACAAAGTCACTGGCTCAACACTACAGTGATAACGCAGCTGAAGTGTTGGGAACCAGCGTGCAGACATATTCACGTGTGTCTGGCTCACGCACACCTGGCACACCTGGTGAAGGCCTTGCTTGTCCAGTAAGGAAATAACACAATGTCTCTGGTTCCTAAAACTGGGACTAACCCCGTGACCTCCATAACAAAATGATAAAAGACATTTCTTTCAGGCAAAAGATCATTTGTTTGATCAGTTATATTAATACAAGGATGCTTTTGTGGGGTCTTATATCCCTGATTTGTGCCATATAGATACAAGCAGAGAATATGATCATTTAACCAGCAAATGTGTTAAAATTACCTTGTACACTTGCAAAAAAAGCATGAATGTGAAGTGGGTGAGAATGAGGATATTTACTGCAAAAGTTAAATTTCTAAATTTACGCTAAATTTCTGTTGTGTCCCTAGACTCCCCCGACCAAATGGAGGGAACGGCAAGACGGAGAACTTTCTCCACTCAGGTAGACTCAAGGCCTCTCAGGATCACGTTAGAAGATGGcggtgggcgtggcctgtgATCTGTGGGCGTgatctgtgggcgtgtcattggGACCAGTACCACGCTCATCACGTTTTCTCAtgctctcacctgtctcacacctgATTCAGCTCATTGAGCAGGTGTAGAACTCATCAACCTTTATGAGATGAGTGAGAATACAAAAATACACTGAGCTTGAGATCCAAGGACTCGGACTGGGAACCAGTGCCTTTCACTGGGTGTCAATTCTGCAGACTGTCCAGAATCTGGATACTtgaaaattttttattttaattggattttttttcctctgatttttgaaaataaatataatcTAAATCATTTTAGGATTATGCCCAAATTCAATATTTGTTTTAGGATATAGCACATGTGGTCTTTTTTAtatctttaaaattattttcaGTGCACCTCAGAAGCAGTAAGTCTATGATTAAAGACTCTGTCCTGAGCACCACGCCCCCTCCCACTGGCAACACTACCTCCACGCCCAACGAGTCAAACTCTGACCTCCCGGACACTTCCACAGGTAAAACAGGCCGATAATGGTCCCGTCCCAGGGTGCAATGCCTCCTGTAACGCCGAACCGTTGCCTGTTTCCCTGCCGTTACAGAGGTCACTATAAACATAGTGGAGCGAGGTGGCCAGCAAGAACGGGGCAGTGATCGTGTTCGCCTCTTTACTGCCCCCTCCTGGCAGACACTGGGAGCTGCAGGACCCGGTGGCTCGAAGACTGAGCAGTGTCTTTGGAGACTGGAACGACTGCTGGGAACTAccattggggtgtgtgtgtgtgtgtgtgtgtgtgtgtgtgtgtgtgtgtgtgtgtgatttcatcATTACATTAAGACATTACAATATTTGTTATATTATTTATGTATGACacatttcataattttttttttcattttatattattatgtatttttaaaGTGAAAGGTGAGGCAGATtatatgccccgcccccctgagggacgaacacaacacaacaacaggacaactgccactgtggacAAACAGTACAAACAGTACAACAGTATAACAAAGCTAAAATAGCATCTTTAATAGGTAAcaggggaagaggaggaagaggacgaggaagaggaggagagcgtGTGCACTGAAGACTTCAGCTCAAGATTCAGAGATGTGATGCTGGACGTTCCAGTGCCACGTTCAACTGGAACAGGTatgctgacctcagatcagtttCCAGTGACCATATAGATTAGGTCGatggggatgggggtggggtgggaacTGGTCTCAGTTCAGCATAAGGAAACGAGCTTCTGCCCAGGATTCAAATGACCTACAGGCCTGTTGTGGGATGATACTCATTTGAGTGTCCACAGATGTAATGGAGAAGTCTTAAAAGACTGGAGAGATTTTAATTATAATGAGTTGAACTGACAGGAATCAACCAGTAGGAGGCAGCATAGCTTTATGTACGTACCTTCTGAACTGGACCTTTATGAAATCatgattttcatttaaaagggtGCAACAATCTCTTTAAAAATGTTGGGTTTTTTGTCAGTGGGGGACCGTAGGGGCACAGTTAATGTATTTGAGTTAACTCAAAGTCAAGTTAATGTAGCTGTTATTCTTGATGGTTCTGTCCTAAGCCACAGAcagtctgagcagtgatactGTACGCGTTACTGAAGCCCAGATGGCAGGATATCTGAGCACAACACACAACCCCAGTAGGCATTCTTCACAAACGCCCAAACCCAGACCCCTAGCAGGTAGCTCCTGGCTTCATCTGTGAGCCAGACCTTCTCTGAGCTGTTTCTGTCGTTAAAATGAAGTAGATTTACTCATACTCACAGTGTCAGACAACAATAATATAGAGTAAAAATATACAGTGCATCAGAATAAACCATTTTCAGTGCTGTAGACGTAGGTACTGTGTTCATATAGATCTCTGAGCTTCTGTAGTTCCTCTGAGGAGGACAGACTTGTTCACCACAGACAGCGATCTGGACTCGCTGCACACAGAACAGGTACTATGGCATATTCAGCATACGCTGAACAGATGCTGTGTATAGTCTTGTGTTTGCTTCGGCATTAAAAGGCAGTGAACTTGTGAATTGCTTCAGAAAATGCAAAATGCATGAATATAATCACAATGCAACTGAAACTGTAGACAAGCAGCGTGTGTCTGGGTTTGAGGGACCAGTTGTGTGGTTCTGACTCACTGTAACGACCTCCATGGTAGGcagtgtgacctctgacctgagtGAGTGCTACATTCTTGTGGAAGTTATATATGACATGTTTTATGAATCTGGATATGAGTTTACGAGCGTGAATGGCAGTGAAACCTCTCTGCTTGTGTGACGTTACAGCGTGGGAAGGTCAGAACGGATCCTGTGATGAAGGACAAACACtcaggtaataataataaataataataatctttatttgtatagcacctttcatacatacatgcaactcaatgtgctttacagtataaataaaagaaacataaaaaggagaagacaaaaaggaaatgttagaagaaattaaagtaaaataacataaaatgtaaaaaagtaaagtaaacaatataataaaaaagtaaagtaaataaaactaaagtaaatataagaagataacaaaatattaaaattaaagataaaaagaaataattaaataaagtgacaaattataaaataatagactagagtttcttaactaaaagcagatctaaacagaaatgttttgagactgttcttgaaactattcagggattaaatgcctctgagctcttcaggaagagaattccagagctttgggccatagtgtctaaaagcaccctcgccaatctttaatcggcatctaggaatcaccagtagattactgtttgaagacctcagagacctgactggaacatatctaaccatcatttcactgaggtaaagaggggcaagaccatgaagacatttaaaaaccatgactagaaccttaaaatctatcctaaagctgacaggtaaccagtgcagtgagtggagtgcaggtgtaatatgatctctctttcacctgtgggtcagaacccttgcagccgcattctgaactctctgtaggtgcgaaatagagctctttggaagagcagacagaacagcgttacaataatctagccttgatgtgataaatgcatggacaagtttttcactgtcagcaggagtgagcatatctcggaccttagcaatgtttcgaaggtgaaaataagctgtcttgtatgtagtcatgatgtgtgatttgaagctgagctcattatcaaaggtgacgcccaggttcttaacacattgtctggcattcagattcatttgatttaaatatttaaacatcatttctttgtgaatcactgccaagaacaagaacttctgtcttctgtttatttaattgcagaaaattgtcagacatccatgtctgtatatcatctatgcagtcaaacagtgagcaaattgattttagggccttaggttctagagaaatgtaaagttgagtgtcatctgcatattgatgataactaataccatgtttattaatgatatgtggtaacggaagcatatataggttgaatagtaacggcccaagaattgatccttgggggacgccacaagttattttttgacgtgtggaggaagaggtacctaatgctacgtAGTAATCaagcccagttaggtacgatctaaaccagtctaagactaagccactaaggcctacccagctctgtagtcgatcaagaagaatttcatgatcaacCGTGTCAAAAGCAGTGCttaaatccagcagaaaaaggactgagagtttgcctgcatccgtattcaatctcaagtcatttactaccttaactagggctgtttcagtgctgtggagagctctgaaaccagattgaaaagtgtcatttatttgatttacttttacataatcattcaactggattgacacaactttttcaatgattttgctaagaaaggaaaggttagatataggtcgataattattgagaattgtgggatcaagatttctgttctttaatagtggtttaaccgttgctgtttttaaaaagttagggaattcacccaattgcagagactgattaacaatcgttagaacttcatttgctaatgagctcagaacctgcttgaaaaagcatgtaggtaaagggtccagttcacaagtagaggattttagtgatgagatcacatcaagtagtgttgtcaacttcttggaaataagacatattaaagttaggctgagtaactgatataagggttgatagtctattagtgcttgttgctatgttctgccttatactagtaatcttgtccctaaaaaatattgcaaactcatcacatttttcaactgaaacagtctcagggaagaaacaggaggtggggtttactagctgatctatacttctgaacaagacagccgagttattatttgatgaattgattaaggtagagaaatagtttttccttgctgatttcacttcactgttgtaattgtgcaatgttgttttataaatatcaaaatgtacttgcaattctgaccttcgccaacgtctctcagcctgcctacaatcttgcctaaattttacaatagaaggAGTGTAGATTAAACAGCGTGAATCTAATGTTATCAGACAAACTTGGGATACAAACTAAATCAATGAAAGTAAATCCAAAATATTGattctccctgtttctctctttctttgctctttcgttctgtgtgtgtgtgtgtgtgtgtgtgtgtgtgtgtgtgtgtgtgtgtgtgtgtgtgtgtgtgtgtgtgtgtgtgtgtgtgtgtgtgtgtgtgtgtgtgtgtgtgtgtgtgtgtgtgttagctctgATGAAGGGCAGGTTATAAGACTCGGTAGAAAGCTGAAAACTCCAACCAGAATTCAGCGAAAGAAGAAAAGGATCCAAAGCGAGAGGAACAACTACagcccaactccaccctctacacccactccaccctctacacccactccaccctctacatcccctccaccctctacatcccctccaccctctacacccactccaccatctacatcccctccaccctctacatcccctccaccctctacacccactccaccctctacatcccctccaccctctacacccactccaccctctacacccactccaccctctacatcccctccaccctctacacccactccaccctctacacccactccaccctctacatcccctccaccctctacacccactccaccctctacacccactccaccctctacaccctctacaccccctccaccctctacaccctctacacccactccaccctctacacccactccaccctctacaccccctccaccctctacaccccctccaccctctacaccccctccaccctctacacccactccaccctctacacccactccaccctctacatcccctccaccctctacacccactccaccctctacatcccctccaccctctacacccactccaccctctacatcccctccaccctctacacccactccaccctctacatcccctccaccctctacatcccctccaccctctacacccactccaccatctacaccccctccaccctctacaccccctccaccctctacatcccctccaccctctacacccactccaccctctacaccccctccaccctctacaccccctccaccctctacacccactccaccctctacatcccctccaccctctacttcccctccaccctctacatcccctccaccctctacaccctctccaccctctacacccactccaccctctacacccactccaccctctacaccctctccaccctctacatcccctccaccctctacatcccctccaccctctacacccactccaccctctacaccttctccaccctctacacccactccaccctctacatcccctccaccctctacatccactccaccctctacaccttctccaccctctacatcccctccaccctctacaccttctccaccctctacacccactccaccctctacacccactccaccctctacaccttctccaccctctacaccctctccacccccgtCACCCTCTGCAGCTGTGAGACATCGCCCGTCTTACACAGGCACTAGAGAACAGGTATCTAGTGACGTCTTTACTTTGGTCTCATTTTCCTGTtcatatttaataaattttagtaatgttgtgtgtgtgtgtgtgtggtggttagcccgcacccgcctacagcacgtagtgttaggtagacccgcacccgccttcagcaggtagtgttaggtagacccGCACCCGCCTTCAGCAGGTAGTGTTAGATAGACCCGCACCTgcctacagcaggtagtgttaggtagacccgcacccgcctacagcaggtagtgttgggtagacccgcacccgcctacagcaggtagtgttaggtagacACGCCTACAGCAGGTGGAGTTAGGGAGACCCACCTACAGTAGGAGGAGTTAGGGATCAGGTCACTCCCCCCAGCACACCGGCTTTCCTTTCTACGTGCCTTCTGAATAGCATGTGACGTGAATACAGAGCCCTGTTCCCTAATGTGGGATGGGTCAGGACTTAAACTGGTGCTACACCATTCAAACACTTCAATCAGCACCTGTGTGTCATAACCTGTGTATCATAAACAAGACATTACTCCCATATTCCTTGATAAACACAAGCTGAAACACTGAACCGTTTGCACTAAAACAATCTGCCACCAATTTAGCACCAGTATCTTCCCCAGCCACATCAACCCACCTGTCCTGACTCTGGTGTCTCCTGTGCTGGTGTGTATGACGTGAACAGAAGGCGGAGAGCACGACCATGCTCCTAAATCAGAGCTTGAAGCAGTCAAAGTGGGAGATCCGAGACCTGAGAGCAGTGCTTGCAGAGTCTGAGCGGgtccacaagggggcagcagGGAGGCAGGAGCAACAGAGCAGGAGCTGGGCTCAGGATATTCTCATGGAATGTGTGGCTACAGGAGCTGCTGACAGCCAATGGCATGCCTGCACACaccaagcccctcccacccagGTAAATATatacctgtgtatgtgtgttaatgaCCATCCTTGTCTTTAACGTTGTAGTGAGAGtgtgctaaccctaaccttgGCACTACATTAGGTACACAAGCCATTATACCTACACTGAACACATTAGGCACGGCTCTTTTCTAAATGCCTTTCGTAAGTGTGTAAATACACAGTGCAGCTCATCATTTGGTTTGCACTATATCACTTCTACCCTGTTCAAatgctaaatgtaaatgtgccatattttgtcaattttgatttttttcaccgcaatcgaaatttgtcctcctcttttaacccatttgtgcagttagaacacacacacacacacacactagtgattactagggggctgtggatcacacgtgcccagagcggtgggcagccctagcccagcgcccggggagcagttggggttaggtgccttgctcaagggtacctcagtcatggcctcaggtctgggaatcgaacccatgaccctccggtcacaagaccagttccctatcacaggaccatgactgccccttaaCCGTACAAgtcttgtttctctgctcttGCCGTCACTTGCcgccctagtaatcactagtgtgtgtgtgtgttctaactgcacaggtgggttaaaagcggaggacaaatttcgattgcggtgtaaaaaatcacaattgacaaaatatggcacatttacattttatttacaaatgTTTGCCAACTGTGATGAGCTAAAATTACTAGCACATCCTTCTGACTTTTGTTTTACAGGAAGCGTGCGGCTACAGGAGTCGATTTTGATGATGGAGATGATGCGTAATCTCTTCATGCTTATGAAATAACatgaaatgttccagttttaatCCACCAACACTA
The genomic region above belongs to Brachyhypopomus gauderio isolate BG-103 chromosome 3, BGAUD_0.2, whole genome shotgun sequence and contains:
- the LOC143509493 gene encoding uncharacterized protein LOC143509493 isoform X1, whose protein sequence is MISSVGCRLPRPNGGNGKTENFLHSVHLRSSKSMIKDSVLSTTPPPTGNTTSTPNESNSDLPDTSTEVTINIVERGGQQERGSDRVRLFTAPSWQTLGAAGPGGSKTEQCLWRLERLLGTTIGVTGEEEEEDEEEEESVCTEDFSSRFRDVMLDVPVPRSTGTATDSLSSDTVRVTEAQMAGYLSTTHNPSRHSSQTPKPRPLAAWEGQNGSCDEGQTLSSDEGQVIRLGRKLKTPTRIQRKKKRIQSERNNYSPTPPSTPTPPSTPTPPSTSPPPSTSPPPSTPTPPSTSPPPSTSPPPSTPTPPSTSPPPSTPTPPSTPTPPSTSPPPSTPTPPSTPTPPSTSPPPSTPTPPSTPTPPSTPSTPPPPSTPSTPTPPSTPTPPSTPPPPSTPPPPSTPPPPSTPTPPSTPTPPSTSPPPSTPTPPSTSPPPSTPTPPSTSPPPSTPTPPSTSPPPSTSPPPSTPTPPSTPPPPSTPPPPSTSPPPSTPTPPSTPPPPSTPPPPSTPTPPSTSPPPSTSPPPSTSPPPSTPSPPSTPTPPSTPTPPSTPSPPSTSPPPSTSPPPSTPTPPSTPSPPSTPTPPSTSPPPSTSTPPSTPSPPSTSPPPSTPSPPSTPTPPSTPTPPSTPSPPSTPSPPPSPSAAVRHRPSYTGTREQKAESTTMLLNQSLKQSKWEIRDLRAVLAESERVHKGAAGRQEQQSRSWAQDILMECVATGAADSQWHACTHQAPPTQVNIYLCMCVNDHPCL
- the LOC143509493 gene encoding uncharacterized protein LOC143509493 isoform X2; translation: MISSVGCRLPRPNGGNGKTENFLHSVHLRSSKSMIKDSVLSTTPPPTGNTTSTPNESNSDLPDTSTEVTINIVERGGQQERGSDRVRLFTAPSWQTLGAAGPGGSKTEQCLWRLERLLGTTIGVTGEEEEEDEEEEESVCTEDFSSRFRDVMLDVPVPRSTGTATDSLSSDTVRVTEAQMAGYLSTTHNPSRHSSQTPKPRPLAAWEGQNGSCDEGQTLSSDEGQVIRLGRKLKTPTRIQRKKKRIQSERNNYSPTPPSTPTPPSTPTPPSTSPPPSTSPPPSTPTPPSTSPPPSTSPPPSTPTPPSTSPPPSTPTPPSTPTPPSTSPPPSTPTPPSTPTPPSTSPPPSTPTPPSTPTPPSTPSTPPPPSTPSTPTPPSTPTPPSTPPPPSTPPPPSTPPPPSTPTPPSTPTPPSTSPPPSTPTPPSTSPPPSTPTPPSTSPPPSTPTPPSTSPPPSTSPPPSTPTPPSTPPPPSTPPPPSTSPPPSTPTPPSTPPPPSTPPPPSTPTPPSTSPPPSTSPPPSTSPPPSTPSPPSTPTPPSTPTPPSTPSPPSTSPPPSTSPPPSTPTPPSTPSPPSTPTPPSTSPPPSTSTPPSTPSPPSTSPPPSTPSPPSTPTPPSTPTPPSTPSPPSTPSPPPSPSAAVRHRPSYTGTREQKAESTTMLLNQSLKQSKWEIRDLRAVLAESERVHKGAAGRQEQQSRSWAQDILMECVATGAADSQWHACTHQAPPTQEACGYRSRF
- the LOC143509493 gene encoding uncharacterized protein LOC143509493 isoform X3; translated protein: MISSVGCRLPRPNGGNGKTENFLHSVHLRSSKSMIKDSVLSTTPPPTGNTTSTPNESNSDLPDTSTEVTINIVERGGQQERGSDRVRLFTAPSWQTLGAAGPGGSKTEQCLWRLERLLGTTIGVTGEEEEEDEEEEESVCTEDFSSRFRDVMLDVPVPRSTGTATDSLSSDTVRVTEAQMAGYLSTTHNPTWEGQNGSCDEGQTLSSDEGQVIRLGRKLKTPTRIQRKKKRIQSERNNYSPTPPSTPTPPSTPTPPSTSPPPSTSPPPSTPTPPSTSPPPSTSPPPSTPTPPSTSPPPSTPTPPSTPTPPSTSPPPSTPTPPSTPTPPSTSPPPSTPTPPSTPTPPSTPSTPPPPSTPSTPTPPSTPTPPSTPPPPSTPPPPSTPPPPSTPTPPSTPTPPSTSPPPSTPTPPSTSPPPSTPTPPSTSPPPSTPTPPSTSPPPSTSPPPSTPTPPSTPPPPSTPPPPSTSPPPSTPTPPSTPPPPSTPPPPSTPTPPSTSPPPSTSPPPSTSPPPSTPSPPSTPTPPSTPTPPSTPSPPSTSPPPSTSPPPSTPTPPSTPSPPSTPTPPSTSPPPSTSTPPSTPSPPSTSPPPSTPSPPSTPTPPSTPTPPSTPSPPSTPSPPPSPSAAVRHRPSYTGTREQKAESTTMLLNQSLKQSKWEIRDLRAVLAESERVHKGAAGRQEQQSRSWAQDILMECVATGAADSQWHACTHQAPPTQVNIYLCMCVNDHPCL
- the LOC143509493 gene encoding uncharacterized protein LOC143509493 isoform X5, coding for MISSVGCRLPRPNGGNGKTENFLHSVHLRSSKSMIKDSVLSTTPPPTGNTTSTPNESNSDLPDTSTEVTINIVERGGQQERGSDRVRLFTAPSWQTLGAAGPGGSKTEQCLWRLERLLGTTIGVTGEEEEEDEEEEESVCTEDFSSRFRDVMLDVPVPRSTGTATDSLSSDTVRVTEAQMAGYLSTTHNPSRHSSQTPKPRPLAAWEGQNGSCDEGQTLSSDEGQVIRLGRKLKTPTRIQRKKKRIQSERNNYSPTPPSTPTPPSTPTPPSTSPPPSTSPPPSTPTPPSTSPPPSTSPPPSTPTPPSTSPPPSTPTPPSTPTPPSTSPPPSTPTPPSTPTPPSTSPPPSTPTPPSTPTPPSTPSTPPPPSTPSTPTPPSTPTPPSTPPPPSTPPPPSTPPPPSTPTPPSTPTPPSTSPPPSTPTPPSTSPPPSTPTPPSTSPPPSTPTPPSTSPPPSTSPPPSTPTPPSTPPPPSTPPPPSTSPPPSTPTPPSTPPPPSTPPPPSTPTPPSTSPPPSTSPPPSTSPPPSTPSPPSTPTPPSTPTPPSTPSPPSTSPPPSTSPPPSTPTPPSTPSPPSTPTPPSTSPPPSTSTPPSTPSPPSTSPPPSTPSPPSTPTPPSTPTPPSTPSPPSTPSPPPSPSAAVRHRPSYTGTREQPHQPTCPDSGVSCAGVYDVNRRRRARPCS